In a genomic window of Thermogemmata fonticola:
- a CDS encoding tagatose 1,6-diphosphate aldolase, with translation MAALSITRLYGLGLTPGKLRGLQRISNPNGTLTMVATDQNSSMIKMMKEALKREPTYDEIVDAKVMLSRALAPHCSGILVDAYYGYASTMAAFAIPPSTGILIRVEKSGAPKNAAGAPCGEIEPGWSAAKIKRCGADAVKLLAQFEPGEFDSAEKNFALVRHIHDQCQELDILFLLEPIHFPYKVAGQEESKEAVLARKARTVIDTARYLSRYCDIYKAEFPGTLGYESDAQLRDNLKRLNDACERPWVLLSAGVDYDQYKKQVEMAIAAGASGVLGGRAFWKEFFTFPTPAERQKFVETECVRRLREIHAIVQTGTPWFRRYGLTLEDLHSIRATEGWHARYADGLASPSRSATAPDPHAVY, from the coding sequence ATGGCGGCGCTCTCCATCACCCGACTCTACGGCCTGGGCCTGACCCCCGGCAAACTCCGTGGCCTCCAACGCATCAGCAACCCCAACGGCACCCTCACCATGGTCGCCACCGACCAAAACTCCTCCATGATCAAAATGATGAAGGAGGCCCTCAAACGCGAACCCACCTACGACGAAATCGTCGATGCCAAGGTCATGCTCTCCCGCGCCTTGGCACCCCACTGCTCCGGCATCCTCGTCGATGCCTACTACGGCTACGCCTCCACCATGGCCGCCTTTGCCATCCCCCCTTCCACCGGCATCCTCATCCGCGTCGAAAAATCCGGCGCCCCGAAAAATGCCGCCGGCGCCCCCTGTGGCGAAATCGAACCCGGCTGGAGTGCCGCCAAAATCAAACGCTGCGGCGCCGATGCCGTCAAACTCCTCGCCCAATTCGAACCCGGTGAATTCGACTCCGCCGAGAAAAACTTCGCCCTCGTCCGCCACATCCACGACCAGTGCCAGGAGCTGGACATCCTCTTCCTCCTCGAACCGATCCACTTCCCCTACAAAGTCGCCGGACAGGAGGAATCCAAAGAAGCCGTCCTCGCCCGCAAAGCCCGCACCGTCATCGACACCGCCCGCTACCTCAGCCGCTACTGCGACATCTACAAAGCCGAGTTCCCCGGCACCCTCGGCTACGAATCCGACGCCCAACTCCGGGACAACCTCAAACGCCTCAATGACGCCTGCGAGCGTCCCTGGGTCCTCCTCTCCGCCGGCGTCGACTACGACCAGTACAAAAAGCAGGTGGAAATGGCCATCGCCGCTGGCGCCAGCGGCGTCCTCGGCGGCCGCGCCTTCTGGAAAGAGTTCTTCACCTTCCCCACCCCCGCCGAACGCCAAAAATTCGTCGAAACCGAATGCGTCCGCCGCCTCCGCGAAATCCACGCCATCGTCCAAACCGGCACCCCCTGGTTCCGCCGCTACGGCCTGACCCTGGAAGACCTCCACTCCATCCGCGCCACCGAAGGCTGGCACGCCCGCTACGCCGACGGCCTCGCCTCCCCCAGCCGCTCCGCCACCGCCCCCGACCCCCACGCCGTCTACTAA
- a CDS encoding 3-keto-disaccharide hydrolase, producing the protein MSRLLLCAALTLPCTLPTLSRTAQAEPPPGFVPLFNGKDLTGWQGHVTMAEREKITDPKQLQDLIKKRTDTAFQHWTVKDGVIYCDGQGNASLQTTKDFGNFELLIDWKITPKGDSGIYLRGQPQVQIWDSDNLPDNLQADRGKGSGGLWNNPPGDPAKQPRTKADKPVGEWNTFHITVIGDQVTVKLNGQTVVDKGKLYNYWFKNKPVPDKGPIELQIHGTPLWFRNIYIKELP; encoded by the coding sequence ATGTCACGCCTCCTCCTCTGCGCTGCCCTGACGCTCCCCTGCACCCTGCCGACCCTCTCCCGCACCGCCCAAGCGGAACCGCCCCCCGGCTTCGTCCCCCTCTTCAACGGCAAAGACCTCACCGGCTGGCAAGGCCATGTCACCATGGCTGAACGCGAAAAAATCACCGACCCCAAACAACTCCAGGACCTCATCAAAAAACGCACCGACACCGCCTTCCAGCATTGGACCGTCAAAGACGGCGTCATCTATTGCGACGGCCAGGGCAACGCCAGCCTGCAAACCACCAAAGACTTCGGCAACTTTGAACTCCTCATCGACTGGAAAATCACCCCCAAAGGCGATAGCGGTATCTATCTCCGCGGCCAGCCCCAGGTCCAAATCTGGGACTCAGACAACCTCCCGGACAACCTCCAGGCCGATCGCGGCAAAGGCTCCGGCGGTCTCTGGAACAATCCCCCCGGCGACCCCGCCAAACAGCCCCGCACCAAAGCCGATAAACCCGTCGGCGAATGGAACACCTTCCACATCACCGTCATCGGCGACCAGGTCACCGTCAAACTCAACGGCCAAACCGTCGTCGACAAAGGCAAACTCTATAACTACTGGTTCAAAAACAAACCCGTCCCGGACAAGGGACCCATCGAACTCCAAATCCACGGCACGCCCCTCTGGTTCCGTAACATCTACATCAAGGAGCTGCCCTGA
- a CDS encoding DUF1559 family PulG-like putative transporter, whose protein sequence is MFCRTSQRLRGFTLIELLVVIAIIAILIGLLLPAVQKVRDAAARISCQNNMKQLVLAVHNLNDNHSTLPPMSAPCADYRVSGCFTPDNSSMGRHIYTAFHFLLPYIEQTAIYNSLNLNAYAGGPYNRVIKLFICPADSSNSGGMCMTQYGGANNWAASNYAANNYVFGDPPNGRTYPLGKREMAASVPDGLSNTIFLAEIYATCGTGGSLAPNGLVWGSLWADANSIWRPGYNLGRYKAGNDVTNYPPSPMFQVQPQYLINCTPWTVQGIHTSGIMVALGDGSVRFLSGSISPTTWARANDPRDRVPLGNDW, encoded by the coding sequence ATGTTCTGTCGCACAAGCCAACGGCTGCGGGGGTTCACTCTCATTGAGTTGTTGGTGGTGATCGCTATTATCGCCATTCTGATTGGTTTGTTGCTGCCAGCCGTGCAGAAGGTGCGGGATGCTGCCGCCCGGATCAGTTGCCAGAACAACATGAAGCAATTGGTCCTGGCGGTACACAATCTCAATGACAATCACAGTACACTGCCGCCGATGTCGGCTCCGTGTGCGGACTATAGGGTTTCTGGCTGCTTTACACCGGACAATTCTTCGATGGGTCGGCACATTTACACCGCCTTCCATTTTCTGCTGCCGTACATCGAGCAAACAGCCATCTACAACAGTTTGAATCTGAACGCTTACGCTGGCGGACCGTACAACCGGGTGATCAAGCTCTTCATTTGTCCCGCGGATTCGAGCAACAGTGGGGGCATGTGCATGACCCAGTACGGCGGGGCGAATAATTGGGCAGCTAGCAACTATGCGGCGAACAACTACGTCTTCGGTGATCCACCCAATGGGCGCACCTATCCGTTGGGCAAGCGGGAGATGGCCGCGAGCGTTCCCGATGGGCTGAGCAACACCATCTTTTTGGCGGAGATTTACGCCACCTGCGGCACCGGAGGTTCCTTGGCTCCCAATGGCCTTGTTTGGGGGAGCTTGTGGGCCGATGCCAATAGCATCTGGCGGCCCGGTTACAACCTAGGGCGGTACAAAGCAGGTAATGATGTCACCAATTATCCCCCCTCGCCCATGTTCCAAGTGCAACCGCAGTACCTGATCAACTGCACTCCGTGGACTGTCCAAGGCATACACACGAGCGGCATCATGGTGGCCTTGGGGGATGGCAGCGTCCGTTTCCTGTCCGGCTCGATCTCTCCCACGACTTGGGCCAGGGCCAACGATCCTCGCGACCGCGTCCCCTTGGGGAATGATTGGTAA
- a CDS encoding HU family DNA-binding protein — MTKKDIVRLICERANRQRLVKDKLSQQAVKEIVQWTLDSIIDALVQEGRIELRKFGIFEVKQRKPRIARNPRTNEKVEVGPRCVVVFQAGKEMEERVRREGRPAPRRTRAPRNAAAAPSSETAEDAEALAVGGSAT, encoded by the coding sequence GTGACCAAGAAAGACATTGTGCGGTTGATTTGCGAGCGGGCCAATCGCCAGAGGCTGGTCAAGGACAAACTGAGCCAGCAGGCGGTCAAAGAGATCGTGCAGTGGACCTTGGATTCCATCATCGACGCCTTGGTGCAAGAGGGGCGGATCGAACTGCGCAAGTTTGGCATCTTTGAGGTCAAGCAACGCAAGCCGCGCATCGCCCGCAATCCTCGCACCAACGAAAAGGTCGAGGTGGGTCCCCGCTGCGTCGTGGTGTTCCAGGCGGGCAAGGAGATGGAGGAACGGGTGCGCCGCGAAGGCCGGCCCGCTCCCCGGCGGACGCGCGCCCCGCGTAACGCTGCCGCCGCCCCCTCTAGCGAGACTGCGGAGGATGCCGAAGCGCTCGCCGTCGGCGGCTCCGCCACTTGA
- a CDS encoding Cas10/Cmr2 second palm domain-containing protein, whose translation MARFLVVIDTPGIKSFVFGTDALAEVRGASALLDRLNRFDTAEILEQAPHLRIQTVFANGGTGQFIVEAPDRAHVQEALDRLAAYYRQETGGEMWPLAGVAEWPETADYRTAVRMAYEHLHLLRNWGSCRLSIPTFPLVLECQSTSHLPAVGVYRWSGEQLLLSQASQCKRNESRRARRGILWSGWMAFLDESLGSQGQFYESADDLRPSTTVDIGDYAQRRGYIGLIYADGNAMGRLVQELNSPEVCQAFSELVDSSVRDACYEALSVVCELEIREVRNALQTGDHPRPLPADILLLGGDDLLVLLPAERALDFALNATAAFERLTRERQAQLPEAARRFFAERGLADRGLTISCGVALGPANYPFYLLRDLAEELLQSAKRGGSVDPQRTDYWAPSYIDFHQLAGSVSQDLSLIRQEDYRTDSDHPRTLRPYRRDHLEQLRQAALRLQQARIPRSKLHDLFEAALEPRWFLAQTRCRELFGRLREDNSHHERRGLWEALRTVRQPIDLFSYPWLKNGQRSPTALADLVEAHDLFSDTNRSNWCAGEDA comes from the coding sequence ATGGCACGCTTTTTGGTGGTGATCGATACGCCGGGGATCAAGTCGTTTGTCTTCGGCACCGATGCGCTGGCTGAGGTCCGCGGGGCGAGCGCCCTGCTGGACCGGCTGAACCGGTTTGACACGGCGGAGATTCTGGAGCAAGCCCCGCATCTGCGGATTCAGACCGTCTTCGCCAACGGCGGCACCGGGCAGTTTATCGTGGAAGCGCCGGATCGTGCTCATGTCCAGGAAGCGCTCGATCGCCTCGCGGCTTACTACCGGCAGGAGACGGGGGGCGAGATGTGGCCCTTGGCCGGGGTGGCGGAATGGCCAGAGACCGCGGATTATCGTACCGCCGTGCGGATGGCCTACGAACACCTGCATCTCCTGCGGAATTGGGGTTCGTGCCGGCTATCGATCCCCACGTTTCCCCTGGTGCTGGAGTGTCAATCGACCTCGCACTTGCCGGCGGTGGGTGTGTACCGCTGGAGTGGGGAACAACTGCTCCTGTCCCAGGCCAGTCAATGCAAACGCAATGAAAGCCGGCGAGCGCGCCGCGGCATCCTCTGGTCCGGGTGGATGGCATTCCTCGATGAATCCCTCGGTTCTCAAGGGCAGTTTTACGAGAGTGCCGACGATCTGCGCCCGAGCACGACCGTGGACATCGGGGACTACGCTCAGCGGCGAGGTTATATCGGCCTGATCTATGCCGACGGCAATGCGATGGGCCGGCTCGTGCAGGAGTTGAATAGTCCTGAGGTGTGCCAGGCCTTCAGCGAGTTGGTCGATAGCAGCGTGCGGGATGCCTGCTACGAAGCCTTGAGCGTGGTGTGCGAGCTGGAGATTCGAGAGGTCCGAAACGCACTCCAAACCGGGGACCACCCTCGGCCTTTGCCGGCGGACATCCTCCTTTTGGGTGGGGATGACCTGCTCGTGTTGCTGCCCGCGGAGCGTGCCCTGGACTTTGCTCTGAACGCCACCGCCGCCTTCGAGCGTCTCACGCGCGAACGGCAAGCGCAGTTGCCGGAGGCCGCCCGAAGGTTCTTCGCGGAGCGGGGACTGGCCGACCGCGGCTTGACAATCTCCTGCGGCGTGGCCCTCGGACCGGCGAACTACCCCTTCTACTTGCTTCGGGACCTGGCGGAAGAGCTGCTCCAGAGTGCCAAACGCGGCGGCAGTGTAGACCCGCAGAGAACGGACTACTGGGCGCCGAGTTACATCGACTTCCACCAATTGGCCGGCTCTGTTAGCCAGGATTTGTCGCTCATTCGTCAAGAGGATTACCGGACAGACAGCGATCATCCGCGGACCCTGCGGCCGTATCGGCGGGATCATCTGGAACAACTGCGGCAGGCGGCCTTGCGACTCCAGCAGGCAAGGATTCCCCGAAGCAAGCTGCACGATCTGTTCGAGGCGGCGCTGGAACCCCGCTGGTTTTTGGCCCAAACCCGTTGTCGGGAGCTGTTCGGCCGGCTGCGTGAGGACAACAGCCACCACGAACGCCGCGGCCTGTGGGAGGCGCTCCGCACGGTTCGCCAACCGATCGATTTGTTCTCCTATCCGTGGCTGAAGAATGGGCAGAGGTCGCCGACCGCGCTGGCGGACCTGGTGGAAGCCCATGACCTGTTCAGTGACACAAACCGGTCAAACTGGTGTGCTGGGGAGGACGCATGA